The following proteins come from a genomic window of Astatotilapia calliptera chromosome 11, fAstCal1.2, whole genome shotgun sequence:
- the LOC113032140 gene encoding uncharacterized protein LOC113032140, giving the protein MHKFWPLLLLRHRELKDSAVVSHLELFHFYISQKNQQLAKDRWVMAAPRTYLSLAVCLFLGHQTVAISDAPCQLSTWKKGFKTFMDRHVRNGTPTTLDQNEWFSYIKNIGDCSRPTQSFLDPKELKRVKAVCSKNGGKTYKDNLCISQQPFTFVTVRSVKDTCGIKSVQKDTKHLILACEVLDNECVPVHFEGNPTNLKPDNNAKACQDPRISHAPSLKTTWLWLLFTLLFLISFF; this is encoded by the exons ATGCACAAGTTCTGGCCACTCCTACTCCTACGGCACAGAGAACTGAAAGACAGCGCAGTCGTCTCACATCTGGAGCTCTTTCACTTCTATATCTCACAGAAGAACCAGCAGCTGGCAAAG GACCGCTGGGTAATGGCTGCTCCCAGGACTTACCTCTCGCTTGCCGTCTGTCTTTTTCTGGGACATCAAACTGTTGCCATAAGCGATGCTCCCTGCCAGCTCTCCACTTGGAAAAAAGGCTTCAAAACCTTCATGGATCGCCACGTTCGCAATGGAACTCCTACGACCCTTGATCAAAATGAGTGGTTTAGTTACATTAAGAATATCGGGGACTGTAGCAGACCCACACAGTCCTTCCTTGATCCAAAGGAACTGAAGAGGGTGAAGGCCGTCTGCTCAAAGAATGGAGGAAAGACGTACAAGGATAACCTGTGCATCAGCCAGCAGCCTTTCACCTTTGTCACAGTGAGAAGTGTTAAGGACACCTGTGGTATCAAAAGTGTCCAAAAGGACACCAAACACCTGATCCTGGCCTGTGAAGTGTTGGACAACGAGTGTGTGCCGGTCCATTTTGAGGGAAACCCCACGAACCTGAAGCCTGATAACAATGCCAAAGCCTGCCAGGACCCCAGGATAAGCCATGCTCCCAGCTTAAAAACGACATGGCTCTGGTTGTTGTTTACTTTGTTATTCCTtataagctttttttaa
- the ca14 gene encoding carbonic anhydrase 14 isoform X1, which produces MDTLGLFMLLILLFFQWMPALAAEEITWTYSGLVGQSEWSEYFPDCGGTSQSPVDVMTTQAKYDPSLIPVTPLGYSQHGNQPFTMYNNGHTVVIELPEWMGLGGLPWFFTAIQMHLHWGNDGPSPGGSEHTINGLSADAELHVVHYNSELYPNMSAAMTQKDGLAVLGILIVTGEETNPAFNNILNYLSRIRHADQKAFIPAFDVQSLLPEDLGRYYRYNGSLTTPPCHQSVIWTLFHKRVQISVAQLLKLEKILYSSKAEEPDRMLLQDNYRATQPLNHRVIFTSFSAESGKELSSGEVTAIVIGVMCGCVGLAVIVRFIVKTIRSTSSWDVLHNNRPAPMPRTKDSEKEKEEKQDMAMNSTSEAEKKEESLLSPQSVP; this is translated from the exons ATGGACACTTTGGGTCTTTTTATGCTGCTAATACTTCTGTTTTTCCAGTGGATGCCTGCCCTTGCTGCTG aggAAATCACCTGGACTTACTCTG GCTTAGTCGGCCAGAGTGAGTGGTCAGAGTATTTCCCGGATTGTGGTGGTACCTCACAGTCTCCAGTTGATGTGATGACCACGCAGGCTAAATACGACCCCAGTTTGATCCCTGTGACTCCGCTGGGCTACAGCCAGCACGGCAACCAACCCTTCACTATGTACAATAACGGACACACAG TGGTGATTGAACTGCCAGAATGGATGGGACTCGGGGGGCTGCCGTGGTTCTTTACAGCCATACAAATGCACCTCCACTGGGGCAATGACGGCCCAAGTCCCGGAGGCAGTGAACACACCATTAACGGACTGAGTGCAGATGCAGAG CTCCATGTGGTGCACTACAACTCTGAGCTCTACCCAAACATGTCTGCAGCGATGACCCAGAAAGACGGTTTGGCTGTTTTAGGAATTCTCATTGTG ACAGGTGAGGAGACAAACCCGGCGTTTAACAACATCCTCAACTATCTGAGTCGCATCAGGCACGCAG ACCAGAAAGCGTTCATCCCAGCCTTTGACGTGCAGTCTTTGCTTCCTGAGGATCTTGGGCGATACTATCGATACAACGGCTCCCTGACAACACCGCCGTGCCACCAGAGTGTTATCTGGACCCTTTTCCATAAAAGGGTTCAAATCTCAGTAGCCCAG CTGCTGAAGTTGGAGAAAATCCTTTACTCCAGTAAAGCTGAAGAACCAGACAGGATGCTGCTGCAGGACAACTACCGTGCAACACAGCCACTCAACCACAGAGTCATCTTCACCTCCTTTTCTGCAG AATCGGGGAAGGAGCTCTCGTCTG GAGAAGTAACAGCCATAGTGATAGGAGTGATGTGTGGCTGTGTAGGCCTGGCGGTTATCGTTCGCTTCATCGTGAAGACAATACG CTCTACCTCTAGCTGGGATGTCCTGCACAATAACCGGCCTGCTCCCATGCCAAG GACAAAGGATtcagagaaggaaaaagaggaaaaacaagacATGGCTATGAACTCGACTTCAgaagcagaaaagaaagaagagtcCTTGCTGTCACCTCAGAGTGTGCCCTAG
- the ca14 gene encoding carbonic anhydrase 14 isoform X5 yields MDTLGLFMLLILLFFQWMPALAAEEITWTYSGLVGQSEWSEYFPDCGGTSQSPVDVMTTQAKYDPSLIPVTPLGYSQHGNQPFTMYNNGHTVVIELPEWMGLGGLPWFFTAIQMHLHWGNDGPSPGGSEHTINGLSADAELHVVHYNSELYPNMSAAMTQKDGLAVLGILIVTGEETNPAFNNILNYLSRIRHADQKAFIPAFDVQSLLPEDLGRYYRYNGSLTTPPCHQSVIWTLFHKRVQISVAQLLKLEKILYSSKAEEPDRMLLQDNYRATQPLNHRVIFTSFSAESGKELSSGEVTAIVIGVMCGCVGLAVIVRFIVKTIRFFKLLQFEAVVVNSSTSSWDVLHNNRPAPMPRTKDSEKEKEEKQDMAMNSTSEAEKKEESLLSPQSVP; encoded by the exons ATGGACACTTTGGGTCTTTTTATGCTGCTAATACTTCTGTTTTTCCAGTGGATGCCTGCCCTTGCTGCTG aggAAATCACCTGGACTTACTCTG GCTTAGTCGGCCAGAGTGAGTGGTCAGAGTATTTCCCGGATTGTGGTGGTACCTCACAGTCTCCAGTTGATGTGATGACCACGCAGGCTAAATACGACCCCAGTTTGATCCCTGTGACTCCGCTGGGCTACAGCCAGCACGGCAACCAACCCTTCACTATGTACAATAACGGACACACAG TGGTGATTGAACTGCCAGAATGGATGGGACTCGGGGGGCTGCCGTGGTTCTTTACAGCCATACAAATGCACCTCCACTGGGGCAATGACGGCCCAAGTCCCGGAGGCAGTGAACACACCATTAACGGACTGAGTGCAGATGCAGAG CTCCATGTGGTGCACTACAACTCTGAGCTCTACCCAAACATGTCTGCAGCGATGACCCAGAAAGACGGTTTGGCTGTTTTAGGAATTCTCATTGTG ACAGGTGAGGAGACAAACCCGGCGTTTAACAACATCCTCAACTATCTGAGTCGCATCAGGCACGCAG ACCAGAAAGCGTTCATCCCAGCCTTTGACGTGCAGTCTTTGCTTCCTGAGGATCTTGGGCGATACTATCGATACAACGGCTCCCTGACAACACCGCCGTGCCACCAGAGTGTTATCTGGACCCTTTTCCATAAAAGGGTTCAAATCTCAGTAGCCCAG CTGCTGAAGTTGGAGAAAATCCTTTACTCCAGTAAAGCTGAAGAACCAGACAGGATGCTGCTGCAGGACAACTACCGTGCAACACAGCCACTCAACCACAGAGTCATCTTCACCTCCTTTTCTGCAG AATCGGGGAAGGAGCTCTCGTCTG GAGAAGTAACAGCCATAGTGATAGGAGTGATGTGTGGCTGTGTAGGCCTGGCGGTTATCGTTCGCTTCATCGTGAAGACAATACG ATTTTTTAAACTCCTCCAATTTGAAGCAGTCGTGGTAAACAG CTCTACCTCTAGCTGGGATGTCCTGCACAATAACCGGCCTGCTCCCATGCCAAG GACAAAGGATtcagagaaggaaaaagaggaaaaacaagacATGGCTATGAACTCGACTTCAgaagcagaaaagaaagaagagtcCTTGCTGTCACCTCAGAGTGTGCCCTAG
- the ca14 gene encoding carbonic anhydrase 14 isoform X4, with product MDTLGLFMLLILLFFQWMPALAAEEITWTYSGLVGQSEWSEYFPDCGGTSQSPVDVMTTQAKYDPSLIPVTPLGYSQHGNQPFTMYNNGHTVVIELPEWMGLGGLPWFFTAIQMHLHWGNDGPSPGGSEHTINGLSADAELHVVHYNSELYPNMSAAMTQKDGLAVLGILIVTGEETNPAFNNILNYLSRIRHADQKAFIPAFDVQSLLPEDLGRYYRYNGSLTTPPCHQSVIWTLFHKRVQISVAQLLKLEKILYSSKAEEPDRMLLQDNYRATQPLNHRVIFTSFSAESGKELSSGEVTAIVIGVMCGCVGLAVIVRFIVKTIRVTT from the exons ATGGACACTTTGGGTCTTTTTATGCTGCTAATACTTCTGTTTTTCCAGTGGATGCCTGCCCTTGCTGCTG aggAAATCACCTGGACTTACTCTG GCTTAGTCGGCCAGAGTGAGTGGTCAGAGTATTTCCCGGATTGTGGTGGTACCTCACAGTCTCCAGTTGATGTGATGACCACGCAGGCTAAATACGACCCCAGTTTGATCCCTGTGACTCCGCTGGGCTACAGCCAGCACGGCAACCAACCCTTCACTATGTACAATAACGGACACACAG TGGTGATTGAACTGCCAGAATGGATGGGACTCGGGGGGCTGCCGTGGTTCTTTACAGCCATACAAATGCACCTCCACTGGGGCAATGACGGCCCAAGTCCCGGAGGCAGTGAACACACCATTAACGGACTGAGTGCAGATGCAGAG CTCCATGTGGTGCACTACAACTCTGAGCTCTACCCAAACATGTCTGCAGCGATGACCCAGAAAGACGGTTTGGCTGTTTTAGGAATTCTCATTGTG ACAGGTGAGGAGACAAACCCGGCGTTTAACAACATCCTCAACTATCTGAGTCGCATCAGGCACGCAG ACCAGAAAGCGTTCATCCCAGCCTTTGACGTGCAGTCTTTGCTTCCTGAGGATCTTGGGCGATACTATCGATACAACGGCTCCCTGACAACACCGCCGTGCCACCAGAGTGTTATCTGGACCCTTTTCCATAAAAGGGTTCAAATCTCAGTAGCCCAG CTGCTGAAGTTGGAGAAAATCCTTTACTCCAGTAAAGCTGAAGAACCAGACAGGATGCTGCTGCAGGACAACTACCGTGCAACACAGCCACTCAACCACAGAGTCATCTTCACCTCCTTTTCTGCAG AATCGGGGAAGGAGCTCTCGTCTG GAGAAGTAACAGCCATAGTGATAGGAGTGATGTGTGGCTGTGTAGGCCTGGCGGTTATCGTTCGCTTCATCGTGAAGACAATACG TGTAACAACGTGA
- the ca14 gene encoding carbonic anhydrase 14 isoform X3, whose product MDTLGLFMLLILLFFQWMPALAAEEITWTYSGLVGQSEWSEYFPDCGGTSQSPVDVMTTQAKYDPSLIPVTPLGYSQHGNQPFTMYNNGHTVVIELPEWMGLGGLPWFFTAIQMHLHWGNDGPSPGGSEHTINGLSADAELHVVHYNSELYPNMSAAMTQKDGLAVLGILIVTGEETNPAFNNILNYLSRIRHADQKAFIPAFDVQSLLPEDLGRYYRYNGSLTTPPCHQSVIWTLFHKRVQISVAQLLKLEKILYSSKAEEPDRMLLQDNYRATQPLNHRVIFTSFSAESGKELSSGEVTAIVIGVMCGCVGLAVIVRFIVKTIRFFKLLQFEAVVVNSSTSSWDVLHNNRPAPMPSVTT is encoded by the exons ATGGACACTTTGGGTCTTTTTATGCTGCTAATACTTCTGTTTTTCCAGTGGATGCCTGCCCTTGCTGCTG aggAAATCACCTGGACTTACTCTG GCTTAGTCGGCCAGAGTGAGTGGTCAGAGTATTTCCCGGATTGTGGTGGTACCTCACAGTCTCCAGTTGATGTGATGACCACGCAGGCTAAATACGACCCCAGTTTGATCCCTGTGACTCCGCTGGGCTACAGCCAGCACGGCAACCAACCCTTCACTATGTACAATAACGGACACACAG TGGTGATTGAACTGCCAGAATGGATGGGACTCGGGGGGCTGCCGTGGTTCTTTACAGCCATACAAATGCACCTCCACTGGGGCAATGACGGCCCAAGTCCCGGAGGCAGTGAACACACCATTAACGGACTGAGTGCAGATGCAGAG CTCCATGTGGTGCACTACAACTCTGAGCTCTACCCAAACATGTCTGCAGCGATGACCCAGAAAGACGGTTTGGCTGTTTTAGGAATTCTCATTGTG ACAGGTGAGGAGACAAACCCGGCGTTTAACAACATCCTCAACTATCTGAGTCGCATCAGGCACGCAG ACCAGAAAGCGTTCATCCCAGCCTTTGACGTGCAGTCTTTGCTTCCTGAGGATCTTGGGCGATACTATCGATACAACGGCTCCCTGACAACACCGCCGTGCCACCAGAGTGTTATCTGGACCCTTTTCCATAAAAGGGTTCAAATCTCAGTAGCCCAG CTGCTGAAGTTGGAGAAAATCCTTTACTCCAGTAAAGCTGAAGAACCAGACAGGATGCTGCTGCAGGACAACTACCGTGCAACACAGCCACTCAACCACAGAGTCATCTTCACCTCCTTTTCTGCAG AATCGGGGAAGGAGCTCTCGTCTG GAGAAGTAACAGCCATAGTGATAGGAGTGATGTGTGGCTGTGTAGGCCTGGCGGTTATCGTTCGCTTCATCGTGAAGACAATACG ATTTTTTAAACTCCTCCAATTTGAAGCAGTCGTGGTAAACAG CTCTACCTCTAGCTGGGATGTCCTGCACAATAACCGGCCTGCTCCCATGCCAAG TGTAACAACGTGA
- the ca14 gene encoding carbonic anhydrase 14 isoform X2, producing MDTLGLFMLLILLFFQWMPALAAEEITWTYSGLVGQSEWSEYFPDCGGTSQSPVDVMTTQAKYDPSLIPVTPLGYSQHGNQPFTMYNNGHTVVIELPEWMGLGGLPWFFTAIQMHLHWGNDGPSPGGSEHTINGLSADAELHVVHYNSELYPNMSAAMTQKDGLAVLGILIVTGEETNPAFNNILNYLSRIRHADQKAFIPAFDVQSLLPEDLGRYYRYNGSLTTPPCHQSVIWTLFHKRVQISVAQLLKLEKILYSSKAEEPDRMLLQDNYRATQPLNHRVIFTSFSAESGKELSSGEVTAIVIGVMCGCVGLAVIVRFIVKTIRSTSSWDVLHNNRPAPMPRSLFKIMTPDLKTLISTSQT from the exons ATGGACACTTTGGGTCTTTTTATGCTGCTAATACTTCTGTTTTTCCAGTGGATGCCTGCCCTTGCTGCTG aggAAATCACCTGGACTTACTCTG GCTTAGTCGGCCAGAGTGAGTGGTCAGAGTATTTCCCGGATTGTGGTGGTACCTCACAGTCTCCAGTTGATGTGATGACCACGCAGGCTAAATACGACCCCAGTTTGATCCCTGTGACTCCGCTGGGCTACAGCCAGCACGGCAACCAACCCTTCACTATGTACAATAACGGACACACAG TGGTGATTGAACTGCCAGAATGGATGGGACTCGGGGGGCTGCCGTGGTTCTTTACAGCCATACAAATGCACCTCCACTGGGGCAATGACGGCCCAAGTCCCGGAGGCAGTGAACACACCATTAACGGACTGAGTGCAGATGCAGAG CTCCATGTGGTGCACTACAACTCTGAGCTCTACCCAAACATGTCTGCAGCGATGACCCAGAAAGACGGTTTGGCTGTTTTAGGAATTCTCATTGTG ACAGGTGAGGAGACAAACCCGGCGTTTAACAACATCCTCAACTATCTGAGTCGCATCAGGCACGCAG ACCAGAAAGCGTTCATCCCAGCCTTTGACGTGCAGTCTTTGCTTCCTGAGGATCTTGGGCGATACTATCGATACAACGGCTCCCTGACAACACCGCCGTGCCACCAGAGTGTTATCTGGACCCTTTTCCATAAAAGGGTTCAAATCTCAGTAGCCCAG CTGCTGAAGTTGGAGAAAATCCTTTACTCCAGTAAAGCTGAAGAACCAGACAGGATGCTGCTGCAGGACAACTACCGTGCAACACAGCCACTCAACCACAGAGTCATCTTCACCTCCTTTTCTGCAG AATCGGGGAAGGAGCTCTCGTCTG GAGAAGTAACAGCCATAGTGATAGGAGTGATGTGTGGCTGTGTAGGCCTGGCGGTTATCGTTCGCTTCATCGTGAAGACAATACG CTCTACCTCTAGCTGGGATGTCCTGCACAATAACCGGCCTGCTCCCATGCCAAGGTCACTGTTCAAAATTATGACCCCTGACCTCAAAACTTTAATTTCAACCTCTCAGACGtag
- the LOC113032556 gene encoding circadian-associated transcriptional repressor-like: MQSQGSTSSQPSFDSLSSSDSLLFSDSEQAEDDTDVFLTDSSPSVIIGGSGSASASGNGGSDSPGSQWTCDGFTDKEEEEDSYRSQSGGKAAHVSLGKTDPARQTAKSQGDLLFAQKCAELQGFIRPLLELLNGLKRGRFDRGLSSFQQSVAMDRIQRIVGVLQRPDCGEKYLNTLLQVEMMLKLWFPQILTQPVSTASSVATSPARSLQEAFGSIPPHKHRDQLHIPVKKRRLSWTGTDSPTPSPVPLKSPHISTGENRVKSDCREGGPSSSPSLAADANQSLAHAASSSQLTDDKNDGKDGDGKEPVKVSKYQAGQSSKPSLTWVHVAPILSPRNTCLSHDALTASRRLSPATQDSSISSTTPYKHPKNVKKPIRCQSQPVAGQQSERGTTEATPGESQSPPVTLKPLPGACPTSLKT, from the exons ATGCAGTCGCAGGGCAGCACCTCCTCTCAGCCCTCCTTTGATTCCCTGAGCTCCAGTGACAGCCTCTTGTTCAGCGATTCAGAGCAGGCAGAGGACGACACAGACGTCTTCCTGACAGACAGCTCTCCATCTGTCATCATCGGGGGGTCGGGCAGCGCGTCAGCAAGTGGAAATGGGGGGTCAGACAGTCCCGGGTCACAGTGGACGTGTGACGGCTTCACcgacaaagaggaagaggaggactcGTACAGGTCACAGAGTGGCGGCAAAGCGGCTCACGTCAGCCTGGGGAAGACTGATCCGGCGAGGCAGACTGCAAAATCACAAGGAGATCTGCTGTTTGCTCAGAAG tgtgctgaGCTGCAGGGTTTCATCAGGCCCCTGCTAGAGCTGCTGAATGGACTGAAGAGGGGCCGATTCGACCGGG GCTTGAGTAGTTTCCAGCAGAGCGTGGCGATGGATCGTATCCAGAGGATTGTGGGGGTTTTACAGAGACCTGACTGCGG GGAGAAGTATCTGAACACTCTGCTCCAGGTGGAGATGATGCTAAAACTTTGGTTTCCCCAAATTCTCACTCAGCCTGTGTCTACAGCCTCCAGTGTCGCCACATCCCCTGCCCGATCCCTCCAGGAAGCTTTCGGCTCCATCCCGCCGCACAAACACAGGGATCAGTTACATATTCCCGTTAAG AAGCGCAGACTCAGCTGGACGGGTACAGACTCTCCCACGCCTTCCCCTGTACCTCTCAAGTCCCCCCATATCAGcacaggagaaaacagggtGAAGTCTGATTGCAGAGAAGGTGGACCTTCTTCCTCCCCATCACTAGCAGCTGATGCAAATCAGAGTTTGGCCCATGCAGCCAGCAGCAGTCAGCTAACTGATGACAAAAATGACGGAAAAGACGGAGACGGCAAGGAACCAGTGAAGGTGTCGAAGTACCAAGCGGGTCAGAGCTCTAAGCCGAGCCTCACGTGGGTTCATGTTGCGCCCATCCTGTCCCCACGAAATACCTGCCTCTCACACGATGCTCTCACAGCCAGCAGGAGGTTGAGCCCGGCTACACAAGACAGCTCCATCTCCTCCACCACACCTTACAAGCACCCCAAAAATGTGAAGAAGCCAATCCGGTGCCAAAGCCAGCCTGTTGCTGGACAGCAGAGTGAGAGGGGGACCACCGAGGCAACTCCGGGTGAGAGCCAGTCTCCTCCTGTTACACTTAAGCCTTTGCCTGGGGCGTGTCCCACCAGCTTGAAGACCTGA